Genomic DNA from Nonomuraea rubra:
ATGCCGCTGGAGACCCTCCAGGCCCTCATCGCCGCGCGTTCCGCAGCCTGATCCCGCTGAACTCCAGGCTGCTGGCCGTCACCTCGTTCCAGAACGGCCACAGGTTGTCGAGCACCCTGAGCTGGATCCCCGCCTGCTCGTGCAGCTCGAACAGGTCGCCCACCGGCTCGGGCGGCCCCAGCGGCACCACGGGCGTCGTGGAGACCACGGCGTGCGGCGGCTCGCCGATCGGCGCGAACCCGGCGGCCGGCAGGCGGTAGGCGAACAGGCGCACCTCCATCAACGCCTTCAGCCAGCAGTACTCGATGGCGTGCACCCGCTCGCCGCAGCCCGCGCCGATGATCCGGGCCGTGTCCTCCTTGGTGGTACGCGGCCCGACCCACGCCATCGCGCGCGGGCACGCTCTGGGGAACCAGTAGTCGGGGCAGCGCTCGTAGCCGACCGCCCACACGTACGGCTCGCTCCGTACGCTCGTCACCGCCACGTGCGGCACGAAGCGCTCGATCGTCGGGTCTTCGGAGAAGTGCAGGACCTGGCCCGGCTCGGGTCTCATGAACGCCATCATCGCGCATACCCCGCCGATCTACGGGCAGGAGAAACGCCTCTTTCGACAAGGGGTGAGTTGGATGATCATACTGGGAGTACTCCTGATCCTGCTCGCCGGCGCTGGTATCGCTCTGGTGCTCACCGAGGAGAGCGCCAGGTACATCCTGTTCGGCTACACCTTCGAGCCCAACCACGTGGAGATGTTCCTCGCGGGGGCGGCCGCCTCGGCCGTACTCCTGCTGGGCGTCTGGTTGCTGGGCTCGGGTTCGCGCAGGACCGCCAGGCAACGCCGCCGGCTGCGCAGCGCCAGGGCCGAGGCCTCGGACCGGGTGGCCCGGTTGGAGGACGAGAAGCGGGACCTGGAGCGGAAGCTGGAACGCGAGCACACGAACGGGCCCGCGCACGGCGACCACTCCGGTGACCGTCTCGTCGCCGGCAGCGACGAGCGCCGCTAGACCGCGTTCGCGCTCTGGCGCTGGGGCATCAGCTTGCCCTCGCGCCAGAGCGCGAATCCGGTGATCACCGCTCCCAGCCCCTCCCAGAGCCCGACGCCGAAGAACTTGCCCGGCGCCGCACCCGTCAGCACCAGCGTGGTGAACACCGCGAACGTGACGAGCCTGAAAGGCACGGTCCAGC
This window encodes:
- a CDS encoding DUF6886 family protein, whose amino-acid sequence is MRPEPGQVLHFSEDPTIERFVPHVAVTSVRSEPYVWAVGYERCPDYWFPRACPRAMAWVGPRTTKEDTARIIGAGCGERVHAIEYCWLKALMEVRLFAYRLPAAGFAPIGEPPHAVVSTTPVVPLGPPEPVGDLFELHEQAGIQLRVLDNLWPFWNEVTASSLEFSGIRLRNARR